The Deinococcus hopiensis KR-140 sequence CGACCTGCACGAAAGGCGTAACGATCTGGGCGCTGTCTCAACGAGGGACTCGGTGAAATTGAATTGGCTGTAAAGATGCGGCCTACCCGTAGCAGGACGAAAAGACCCCGTGGAGCTTTACTATAGTCTGGCATTGATATCCGGACTTCTCTGCGTAGCATAGGTGGGAGCCAGCGAAACCGGACTCTTGGGTTCGGTGGAGGCACCGGTGAAATACCACCCTGAGAAGTTTGGCTGTCTAACCCGAAGAATCAACTTCAGGAACAGTGCTTGGCGGGTAGTTTGACTGGGGCGGTCGCCTCCCAAAATGTAACGGAGGCGCCCAAAGGTCACCTCAAGACGGTTGGAAATCGTCTGAAGAGCGCAAAGGTATAAGGTGGCTTGACTGCAAGACTGACACGTCGAGCAGGGAGGAAACTCGGGCTTAGTGAACCGGTGGTACCGTGTGGAAGGGCCATCGATCAACGGATAAAAGTTACCCCGGGGATAACAGGCTGATCTCCCCCGAGAGTCCATATCGGCGGGGAGGTTTGGCACCTCGATGTCGGCTCGTCGCATCCTGGGGCTGAAGAAGGTCCCAAGGGTTGGGCTGTTCGCCCATTAAAGCGGCACGCGAGCTGGGTTCAGAACGTCGTGAGACAGTTCGGTCTCTATCCGCTACGGGCGCAGGATATTTGAGGGGCGTTGCTCCTAGTACGAGAGGACCGGAGTGAACGAACCGCTGGTCTCCCAGCTGTCCCACCAGGGGCACATGCTGGGTAGCTACGTTCGGCATGGATAACCGCTGAAAGCATCTAAGCGGGAAGCCATCCCCAAGATGAGATGTCCCACTCTTTATGAGGTAAGTCTCCCGGTAGACCACCGGGTTAAGAGGCCAGAAATGTAAGCACAGCAATGTGCTCAGTTGACTGGTGCTCATCAGACGAGGTCTTGACCTTCCCCCTGCCATCATCCCTCATCCTGCTCAAGCAGGATGAGCCGCTCTCTCCCGCACCTCTTCGCTGCCCTGCTGCACCACCATGACAAACCCAGACACCCCCGTGCCCACAGCGCTGTGGAACCACCCCATCCCATGCCGAACTGGGTCGTGAAACACAGCAGCGCCTATGATACTCGGACCGCAGGGTCCCGGAAAAGTCGGTCAGCGCGGGGGTTTTCCTTTTTTTATATGGGCAGTGATACGGGCCAGGCAGTAACGCGTCATCACGTTGAAACCGGATGCCAGAGCATTCGTCGCGGCGTTCGGCAGTGTGTGCAGACTGGACAAAGTTTCCCCGCCTTGATACCGTAACGCTCGTTTCCCCGCTTGGAGTGCGGGAGTAGCTCAGCTGGTAGAGCACTACCTTGCCAAGGTAGATGTCGCGAGTTCGAATCTCGTCTCCCGCTCCAAATTCAACGCCCCCACCTCAAGTTGAGGTGGGGGCGTTTTTGTCGCTTGAGCAGCTTGGCGATCGGGCACAATACCGGGATGTTCGAGTTCGACATTCTGCAGCAAGAAGGCCGTGCCAGGCGGGCAACATTCCGAACCCCCCATGGCACCGTTACGACGCCTATGTTCATGCCAGTGGGAACCCAGGGAACAGTCAAAGGAATTAGTCCTCAAGAGCTGCTCGACATTGGTTCTCAGATTGTCCTCGCCAACACCTACCACCTGATGCTGCGTCCTGGAGAACAGTTGGTGGCGGCGCATGGGGGACTTCCTGGGTTCACGGCGTATCCGGGTCCTTTTTTAACCGACTCAGGAGGGTTTCAGGTTATGAGCCTGGGCCATATGCGAAAGATTACCGAACAGGGCGTCACGTTTAAAAGTCACCTGGACGGCAGCCGGGTAGAGCTGACTCCGGAACGGAGCGTGGAGGTGCAGGAAGCGCTTGGCGCAGACGTGATCATGGCTTTTGACGAATGCCCCCCTTATCCGGCCGAGCCCCTCTACCTTCAGCGGAGCCTGGAACGGACGGTACGCTGGCTGGAACGCTGCTTGGAGGCAAAAACCCGCGAGGACCAAGCTCTATTTGCCATCGTTCAGGGAGGTACTTCCGGCGAACTGCGGGAACAGAGTCTTGCCCTGACATTGCCTTTTGCCACCCCAGGCTTCGCCATAGGAGGCCTGGCTGTGGGGGAACCGAAAGAGGAGATGTTTCCCGCTGTGGCCCTGACCACCGGTCGGCTTCCGGCACACAAACCGCGCTACCTCATGGGCGTTGGGCATCCGGAGGACCTCATCGCGGGTGTGGCGCTGGGGGTCGATATGTTTGACTGTGTTTATCCCACGAGAACGGGGCGGTTCGGCTATGCCCTGACCGACGACGGCCGGCTCAACCTCAACTCCAGTGCTCCACGTCGACAACTGGAGCCCATTGACAGCGGGTGCGACTGCTACGCCTGCCGCTCGTATACCCGCGCCTACCTCGCCCACCTGATTCGCGCTGAGGAAATGCTCGCGCCACGAATGCTGTCCTTACATAACCTGCGCTACCTCCACCGGCTGATGGCGAGGGCCGGGGACGCCTTGCAGCAGGGGACGTTTTTCAATTGGGCGACCGCGTGGGGTGAGCGTTACTTTCGGCAGGAGGTGCCCGCCTGGTTTCAGAAGGCGCTGGAGACGGGGGCCGGTATCTAGCGCAGCCATCAAAGTGCGGACTTCTGTTTGACCAAGACCAGTAGGCAGCCTTGAATGCGCCTGGGGGAGAGGGGTGCCCTTCCACGCGCGGCGCAATTCGGACGCATGCTCGAATACGGGCTCCGATTGAATCGCTCCGCGAACGATTCAAACCGAGCAGAGTGAGAAGGAGAGATAAGGGGTTCTGGGCGTGGAGGGAAGCACACCGGCGGTGTTGGGGTATGTTCACGAAACAGACCGAACCCGTATAACTTCCAGTGTGTTCAGGCTGCTCCTTCACCGCTTTTTGGCAGCTGGTTCCGCCCCTGTCGTTCCGGCGTTCCGTGCCTGAAAAAGGGCCGTTTTGGACCTCTTTTTGCAGGTGGCCTCTGTGCTTGCAAAAGCTCAGGACCTTGCGGCTCTTCACAGTTTGATAAGAAAGATCATCTGGAAGCGTATGAGAGGCTTTTATACTCGTCTCAGGGTTGACCCATGCTTCTTCACGCTTGTATCATCCCCCTGATCTGTCCTTTCCATAGCCATAGGTTGGGAAAGGCAGGTTGCGCGGAAGAACGCCGAAGGTGAACTGCTCCGGGAGAGGAAACCCGGCAACTCGCCCCAACGTCAACTTCAGAACCGGACGTGTTTCAGACGCGCGACGCCTTTGGGGGTTTTATGAAGAAGAGCTTGATTGTTCTCACCGCCGCGCTGTCCTTCGGCTTTGCTGCGGCGCAGACTGCCGCGCCCGCGAGCGCTCCGCAGGTGCCGACGCTGACCGACGTTCCCGCCGGTCACTGGGCCAAGGACGCCATCGACCGCCTCGTGGGCAAGGGCATCATCCTGGGTTACCCGGACGGCACCTTCCGCGGCACCCAGAACCTGACGCGCTACGAGGCTGCCGTGATCATCGCGCGCCTGCTCGACCAGATGCGGACGGGCGAAGTTACCGTGCAGCCTGGAAACGGCATTACCCAGGAAGACCTGACGGCGCTGCAGAACGCCATTCAGGAACTGGCCGCCGATCTGACGGCCCTCGGCGTGCGCGTGAGCGACCTGGAAGAAAACGCCGTCAACCGTGACGACTTCTCCCGCTTGGAAGCGCGCGTGGAAGAGCTGGCGGCTGCCGCCAACACCGGCGAAGAAGACGCCATTTCCAGCCTCACCACCCAGATCACGGACCTGACCACCCGGGTGGACGAGCTGGGCGGCAACTACGACGAACTGCGCGCAGACGTCGACGACAATGCCAGCAGCATCGCGGCCCTCAACGACCTGACCGTTTTGCTCAACCAGGACATCCTGAACCTGCAAGACCGCGTCAGCGCTGTCGAAGCGGCCCAGGCCGACTTCGTGACCCGCGCGGACTTCGACAACATCACTGGGCAGCTCTCGGGCCGCATTGACGCGACCAACACCCGCGTGGGTGGCGTCGAGACCCGCGTGACCACCCTGGAGAATGCGCCCAAGTTCAGCGTGGTTGGTTCGGTCGCCCCCAGCTACGGTTACCTGACCCGCCTCAGCGGTGATGCAGACTTCGACGTCGACCGTCTGACGAACGGCACCTTCGCCGATGGCGTGTTCAGCGATCCTGCCGCTGGCAAGGACGTGACGGACGGCGACATCAACGACAACCGGGGTGCGGGCAGCTTCACCTTCGGTGTGCGCGCGACGAACCTGACCACCACCACCGGTTCCCTCGTGGTCCGGAATGCGGGCGTGGACTTCGGAACCACGACGGTGAACAATACGACCCCTGCGCTTCGCACCGTCATCACGCTGCGCCGGGCGACGGCCAGCGGCACCATCGGCGGGCAGGAATTCGACGTGAGCTACGCCGCTTACGGCGCTCCGGCCGGCAGGGACTTCAAGTTCAGCGACTACCTCTTTAACAACACGGATGCCCTTGCTGGCAACGTCTTCGTCGGCAACCTGAACGCCACCACGCTGCCCCTGCAGCCCCGCATCACGGTCGTCGCTGGCAACACCACGTCCGCGGCCGTGGCCGGTGCGGCGACGACGGGCACTGGCACGCCCTTCGCCGGTGTGCGCGCCGCCGTGAAGCCCAACGCGGACAGCACCTTCGCGGTGTCCTACGCCACGGGCGTGGGCAACCGTTCCGCTCTGGGAACCGACTACAACCTCAAGTTTGGCGCCGTGAGCGTCAAGGGTGAGGGCGTCCTCAGCGTGCCCAACAGCGGTGCCAACAACGTCCTGGCCGGTGGACTGCAGCGCGCCATCACCAACGGTAACCGTGCGTTCTACACGGAAGTTCGTGCAGACCTCGGCGTTGCCAAGTTTGGCGTGAACTTCCGTGCGGTTGATCCTGCTTTCGCTCTCTCGACGGGCAACTACGCGGGCCTGTCGGTCACCGACTCGATGCCCTACAAGCCGAACCAGGTGGGCTTTGGCGGCGCGCTGGGCACCAACCTCGGCCCGATCGCACTGGGCGCCTATGCCGACAGCTACGTTCCCTACACCGGTGGCACGCGCACCACGGCCTTCGGCGTGAAGGCGGGCGTCAAGCTCGCGGCGCTGGAACTGGTGGGCTTCTATAACCGCGGCACGGTGGGCAATGCGGTGCAGGAGTCTGTGAACAACGGCGACCTTGCCCCCGTGGGCATGGGCATCTCCGACGTGCCGCTGACCAACACCAGCACCTTCGGTGCGCGCCTGCGTCACGACGGCAGTGCCGACAACGCGCTGGTGAAGAACCTGAACTTCACCATTCAGGACGGCTACTACTACAGCAGCCGCACCAACGACTTCCAGGCGTACGCCGACTACTCCACCACGGTGGGCGGCCTGACCCTGCAGCCCCTCGTCCGCTACCACATGAAGAGCAATGCCTCCACCGACGTGTCGGGCGAAGGCACCACCTTCAAGGCTGGCGTGAAGCTCAGCACCGCGCCCTTCGCGGGCGTGCCCTTCCAGCCCAGCTTCTACGGCAACGTGGTCTACCGCACGACCAACCCCGTCGCTACGACGGCCACCACGACCGAGCTCCTGGCGCAGACCGGCCTGGCGTTCAACGAGTTCCTGGCCGCCAACACCTCCGCCCGGATCGGTTACTCGTACTACGAGGGCCGCAACCTGGCCAACGCCGCTCTGGTGGGTGACACGAACGACGTGAGCCCCTTCAGCGCTGCTGACGACCGCGTGTACAACGCAGCCACCGGCACCAACTCTGCCCGCGTGCAGGGCGTCTACGGTCAGCTCGGGTACAACGGCCTGAACGCCAACTACGGCGTCTTCCGCTACACCAACATCGCCACGGGTGCCCAGACGGTTGCCCAGGGCTTCAAGGTCAGCTACACCTTCAAGTTCTAAACCCTCTCTCGCTCAAAGGGACCCTTCGGGGTCCTTTTTTTTCGTTTGGTCACCGGCCTTCTCGTGTCTGTCCTTCTGGGCCCGCGGCTTTGCCCTCCACGTTAGAATTCCGGAATGCTTCCTGTCTTTGGCCACACCAACCCCGACACCGACGCCATCACCTCCGCGCTGGTCTATGCGCGGCTGCTTACCCGGCAGGGTGTGGAGGCGCAGGCGTACCGGCTGGGTGATCTGAACTTTGAGACGCCCTTCGTTCTGCGAGAAGCGGGGGTTGAGGTGCCTCCCCTGTTGCCCCCTCTGGAAGCGGGAGCAGCGGTGGCCCTGGTCGACCACAACGAGAGCTCTCAGTCGGTGGCCAATTTGCAGAACCTGACTGTGACCCGGGTGGTGGACCACCACAAGCTGGGGGACCTGACCACCACGCAGCCGGCTTACCTGCGCTTCGAGCCGGTGGGCTGCACAGCGACGCTGCTGCTCAAGTTGCACCACGAGGCGAAGTTGCCGGTGGAACGCACGGACGCGCGGCTGATGCTCAGCGCGATTCTGAGCGACACGCTGCATTTCCGCAGTCCCACCACCACCCCCGAGGACCGGGAAGCGGTGGCTTTTCTCGCGCCTATCGCTGAGGTCAACGATGTGGAACGTTATGCCCTCGCCATGTTCGCTGCCAAGAGTGACCTCGGCGACACCCCGGCTGAGACCCTGCTGAAGATGGATTACAAGGCGTTTCCCTTCGGGGACTCAGCCGACCCGGAGTACTGGGGCATCGGCGTGATCGAGACGACCAACCCCGCCTATGTGCTGGGGCGCCAGGAGGAGCTGCGCGAGGCCATGGCGCAGACCCGGGCGCGTGAGAACCTCAGCGGCATCCTGCTTTCCGTCGTGGACATCCTGAACGAGACGAACGTCACGTTGCTGGCTTCCGAGGCGGAGGAGAAGGTGGTGGGGGAGGCCTTTGGCGTGCTTGCGCAGCAGGGCCGGGCGGATCTGGGCCACCGAATCAGCCGCAAGAAGCAGATTGTGCCCACCCTGGAAGCGTATTTCGAGCCACGGGCATGATCCATGGATGACGGCGCGGTAACGGGAGATCTGGCGTGGCTGTTCGCGCGGCAGCGGTTTGGCGTTCATCCCGGCCTCACGCGCGTTCGGTCCCTGCTCGGCCGTCTGGGGGAGCCGCAGAACGCCTTCGAATCCATTCTGGTGGGGGGAACCAACGGCAAGGGCAGTACCGCGGCCAGCCTCGCGGCCATGCTGACGGCGTCCGGGGAGCAGAGCGGTCTGTTTACCAGCCCCCACCTGACCCGCTTCTCGGAACGCTTCACCGTCGGCGGGCGAGAACTGCCGCAGCAGACCGTTCTGGCCGCGCTGCGCCGGGTGCGCCCGGCAGCCGAGGCGGTGGAAGCGTCTTTCTTCGAGATCGTGACGGCCCTGGGCTGCCTGCTGTTTGCTGAGGCGGGGGTGCGGCGCGCTGTCATGGAGGTGGGACTGGGAGGCCGGCTCGACGCCACCAACGCCCTGGAACCGGCGCTGAGCGTGATCACCAACGTGGATCTGGACCACACGGACATCCTGGGCGCAACGCCCGAGGCCATCGCCCGTGAAAAGGCCGGCATTCTCCGGCATGGGCGGCCGGCCGTCACGGCGGTGGACCACCGCCTGTTGCCCCTCCTGGAAGTTCACGGCGCCGACCTGTGGGTGACAGGGCGAGAGATCGAGGTGCGCGCGCTTCCGCTGGCCTGGGAAGGCTGGGCCCTGGGTGTCAGGGTCCCTGGCCTGGAACTGGAGGTGCGAACTCCTCTGCTCGGACGCCACGGTGCGGCGAACGCAGGACTGGCGGTGGCTGCGGCTGTGCGGCTGGGTTTGACCAGGGAAGCGGTCCGCGCGGGCGCGCAGGCCACGCACTGGCCGGGCCGCCTGGAGCGTCTGCCGTGGCGTGGCGGTCACCTGCTGCTCGACGGAGCGCACAACCCCAGCGGGGCAGAGGCGCTTGCGACCACACTGCGGGAGCTGGGCGCGGGTCGGGTGCCCCTGATAGTGGGCGTGGCCGCAGACAAGGACGCCGCCGCGGTGGCGGCCCACCTGTCGCCGGTGGCCTCGGAGGTGATCCTGACCCGGGCGCGTCTCAGTCCACGCGCCGCTGATCCTGGGCACCTCGCGCCCCACTTTGCGGACGTTCCTGTTCGCGTCGTCCCCGATCCCGCTGCAGCTCTGGCATTGCTGCCGGCTGGAGGACTGGCGGTGGCCTGCGGCAGCCTTTACCTGATCGGGGAGCTGCGGCCCTTGGTTCTGGGCGGGGAGAGTGAGGCGTATGAGCGGTGGCAGTGATGGCCGCAGCTCCCCAGTGTGGACTGGCCGCCTGAACAATCGAAGAGAACCCAGAGAGGGAGCGGAAGGAGGTCACAGGCCTTCTGCTCCCTCTCGTTTGTTCTGAACTAGACGGCCTGTCTGCGCTCGGCCTGCGTCACCAGGTAGGCGCGGGTGGCACCGAGCCACGCCTGGGCCAGGTGACTGTGGGGATGCTGCCGGTCGCGCAAGGCGCCCACACTGACGCTCAGGTGGCGCTCAATCTGACGCACTGCGCCCAGACCGCCCTCGTTTTCGGCCTCAATGAGGGTATTCAGGACGGTGGTCGGATGAACGGAACCGAGACGCAGGCTCTCGGCAATGGTTTCCAGTGCGCGCATGGGGCCCTCCTGGGGCGGGAAAGAATCAGGAAGCGTGAGCCAGGCTGATAGGGAGATGGTAGCAGGCTCTCTTGTGAGAGGCAAGAAGCGGCGTCCTTTATTCTGTATTGACCGTATCCAAAAGGGGTGTTACACTCCGACTGGGAGTGCCGTATTCTGCCAGTAGGCAAATGCACTCTCAGGCGGCACGCCTGCTCTCCACTGCGCGGAAGAGGCAGGTGCAGTGACGCCGCAGCCAAGGAGGTGAAACATGAAACTGCACGAACGACTTCGTGAACTCCGCAGTGAACGTGGGCTGCGGCTCAAGGATGTGGCGGAGAGCGCGAGCATCAGCGTCCCCTACCTCAGCGATCTGGAGCGCGGCCGGACCAACCCCAGCCTGGAAACCCTCCAGACGCTGGCTTCGGCCTACGCCATCACGGTCCATGACCTGCTGCAAGGGGTGGAGTTCTACGGCGACTCCACCGAGGGAGCGCTGCCCAAGGGGCTGGCCGATCTGGTGGCCGACGCCACGCTCGGCCCGCAAATCACGCCAGACTGGGTCAGGACCCTCTCCCGCATCGAACTGCGTGGGAAGCGGCCCCGTGATAAGCAGGACTGGTACGAGATTTACCTGCATCTCAAGCGCATCCTGGGATAAGGAAGACGCTTTCTCAACTACGCCGGACCGGAAACACACTGTTTTCGGTCCGGCGTGCTGTTCACTGCTTCTGGAACCTGGCGAAGGCGGCGTGGGGACCGGATCGCAGGCGCCCCGCGCATTTGTCTGGACGGCGCTGCGCGTGGAAGGGCAGTCCTTGCGGCGCCATTCTCCCCCATGTGCATTCAAGTTCGCTCGCCGGGCCCGGTCAAAAAGAAGTCTGCACTTTGTGCTAATGGGACGCGGAGCGTTCCCCCCCAGTCTGTGTCAGAAGCAGGGTGCCCAGCCCCCACGCTCCACCGGTGAGCGCCAGGCCCAGCGCCAGCGGGGGCCAGCCCAGGCTGAGGGCGACGGCAAGCATTCCCAGGACTGCTCCCGTCCGCTCGGGCTGTGGAAACCGAAGCCGGTGGCTGACCGTGCGGCCCAGGTCGTAGGCGCTCACGCTCAGGCCGGTGGCGACGAGCAGCAGGGCAAAGGCCGCCGCCAGCAGTGCCGGGGCGAGCAGGCCGGTCAGGGCCAGCCCGAGGGCCGGGGCCAGCAGGGTGGCGAGCGCCAAGACGCCCAGCGCCAGCGTCCGGACCGGGGCATGCCGTTGCCGCCGCGCCAGCAGGGGGGCGGCCCCGACGAGAAACAGCAGCAGCAGCATCGTGCCGGTCAACATTCCGAAGACGGGGCCCCAGGCGGCTCCGCCCAGCCAGCCCAGCAGGGGGCGAAAGGCCGAGGCTGTGGCGAGGTTGAGTCCCTTTGGCGGCGCGGTCTGCAGGGCAGCCACGTCCCCCGAGGCGTGCCCGAGCAGGGCGTTGACCCGGCCGCTCACCCGCGCCCCGTCTTCCCGGCGCACGTTCCCGAACAGGGTAACGACCTCGCCATGAACTGAGGCGTCGCGCGCCAGGGTCACGTCTCCGCCAACGGCGATCACGTTGCCGGGCACCTGTCCGTGCACCGTCACGTTGTGGCCCACCGTGACCCCGCTGCGGGCGAGGGCCGCGTAGAGGGGCGGCAACGTCAGGGCGGCCGAAAGGGCAAAAGCCGCGACGCCGAACTGCTGCACCCCCCGGGTGGGGCGCCAGGCGACCACGAGGCTCGCGGCCAACAGCAGCGCCAGCCCCACGCCGGCCAGCGGCGAGACCTGCGTGACCAGCGCCTGCAAGACGGTGGCGCCCGCCGACAGGTTCGGCCAGGCCTGCGTGAGCCCCAGCAGCGTCAGGCCGGTGAGCAGGCCCAAGACCAGAAGGAGGGGTGCGGGATTTCGGGCCGGGCTCTGGTTGGAACGCTGAATCAGCCCTGTCTGTGAACTGCGTTGTTCGGGCATGTGAGGTTCCGGGACCGAGGCTCCCAGTTGGCCTTCACGTTCCTGCCGGATGCGCTGCTGGAGCCCGGCAGCGACCGATCCTGCCGGCGTTCGGGCGGGAACTTGCAGGCGTGCCGCCCAGGCCACTTCGGACGCCACCTCAGCCGCGAGGGAACGCGGCAGGGGCGGAGCGCTGCTCAATTGTCGGGCCGTCCGGACCCCCAGCACCACCTCGGGAGCGACGGCCCGTGCGGGAGGTGGGACGCCCTCCCGCGTGAGCCGGGCGCTGAGGGCGACCTCTGCGGCGACGGCCGCCGCCACCGACCGGGGAAGAGGGACGGTCAGGCAGGCGCTCCAGCGGACATCGGAGGCCACCTGGGCCGCCTGCCGGTGAGGCGGCGGCAGGGACGGGAGGGCCGTCAGGGCGAGCTGGACCCGCTCCAAGCGTGTGCGGGCCTCCAGAACTTCGGGAGACGCCATAAGGGCGCCAAGCTGTGCCCGCTCGGCGGCGCTCAGGTCCTCCTCCGCCTCACGGTGCAGCAAGTCCACCCAGGGTTCATCCCACGTCACGCCCATACGGTTCCTTCTACGTTGAAAGGACTGGCAAAGTTCCCTCCCACCCGGAGATCAAGCCGCGGAAGCTGATCCGGGTCCGGAAGAGGCCTGGGCGCTCCCGCGCGGGAAAGGTAAAGGGCGCAAGTCCTCTCAGGCGCCTGTGCCCTCAGGCATCCCAGTGGAGTCAGGAGCGACGGCGTAGTCACCACTCTTGCCGCCCGTTTTGCTCAGGAGACGCACCCCCGTGATCTCGATGGCTTTGCTGGCCGCTTTCAGCATGTCGTACACGTTCAGGGCCGCGACCATCACGGCGGTCAGGGCTTCCATCTCGACGCCCGTGGGCGCGTTCGTATGTACGGTGGCGCGAACGCGAATCCCCGCTTCCTCCAGCGTGATCTCCATCTCTGCCCCGGTCACGGGAATGGGATGGCACAGCAATACGAGATCGGCGGTCCGTTTGCTGCCCGCCAGTCCGGCAAGTCGGGCGACGTCCAGCGGATCCCCCTTGGGATTGCCGCCCGCGAGCAGCGCAGTCCTCGCCTCTGCTGGGAGCCGGATCCAGGCCTGTGCAGTGGCCGAACGCCGCGTGGCCCGCTTGTCGGTCACGTCCACCATACGTGGCACTCCCTCCCGAAAGTGAGTCAGCTGGGGAGCGTCGTCGTGCAGTTCACTCACGTCGGTTCATTCTTCGGGCAGCTTGAAGTCGCGCAGGGCCGCAAAGGGGGTTTGTTTGGCATGAACAGTTCCCTCCGGGACCCCGAGCTCGT is a genomic window containing:
- a CDS encoding S-layer homology domain-containing protein yields the protein MKKSLIVLTAALSFGFAAAQTAAPASAPQVPTLTDVPAGHWAKDAIDRLVGKGIILGYPDGTFRGTQNLTRYEAAVIIARLLDQMRTGEVTVQPGNGITQEDLTALQNAIQELAADLTALGVRVSDLEENAVNRDDFSRLEARVEELAAAANTGEEDAISSLTTQITDLTTRVDELGGNYDELRADVDDNASSIAALNDLTVLLNQDILNLQDRVSAVEAAQADFVTRADFDNITGQLSGRIDATNTRVGGVETRVTTLENAPKFSVVGSVAPSYGYLTRLSGDADFDVDRLTNGTFADGVFSDPAAGKDVTDGDINDNRGAGSFTFGVRATNLTTTTGSLVVRNAGVDFGTTTVNNTTPALRTVITLRRATASGTIGGQEFDVSYAAYGAPAGRDFKFSDYLFNNTDALAGNVFVGNLNATTLPLQPRITVVAGNTTSAAVAGAATTGTGTPFAGVRAAVKPNADSTFAVSYATGVGNRSALGTDYNLKFGAVSVKGEGVLSVPNSGANNVLAGGLQRAITNGNRAFYTEVRADLGVAKFGVNFRAVDPAFALSTGNYAGLSVTDSMPYKPNQVGFGGALGTNLGPIALGAYADSYVPYTGGTRTTAFGVKAGVKLAALELVGFYNRGTVGNAVQESVNNGDLAPVGMGISDVPLTNTSTFGARLRHDGSADNALVKNLNFTIQDGYYYSSRTNDFQAYADYSTTVGGLTLQPLVRYHMKSNASTDVSGEGTTFKAGVKLSTAPFAGVPFQPSFYGNVVYRTTNPVATTATTTELLAQTGLAFNEFLAANTSARIGYSYYEGRNLANAALVGDTNDVSPFSAADDRVYNAATGTNSARVQGVYGQLGYNGLNANYGVFRYTNIATGAQTVAQGFKVSYTFKF
- a CDS encoding helix-turn-helix domain-containing protein; protein product: MKLHERLRELRSERGLRLKDVAESASISVPYLSDLERGRTNPSLETLQTLASAYAITVHDLLQGVEFYGDSTEGALPKGLADLVADATLGPQITPDWVRTLSRIELRGKRPRDKQDWYEIYLHLKRILG
- a CDS encoding polymer-forming cytoskeletal protein, with the translated sequence MGVTWDEPWVDLLHREAEEDLSAAERAQLGALMASPEVLEARTRLERVQLALTALPSLPPPHRQAAQVASDVRWSACLTVPLPRSVAAAVAAEVALSARLTREGVPPPARAVAPEVVLGVRTARQLSSAPPLPRSLAAEVASEVAWAARLQVPARTPAGSVAAGLQQRIRQEREGQLGASVPEPHMPEQRSSQTGLIQRSNQSPARNPAPLLLVLGLLTGLTLLGLTQAWPNLSAGATVLQALVTQVSPLAGVGLALLLAASLVVAWRPTRGVQQFGVAAFALSAALTLPPLYAALARSGVTVGHNVTVHGQVPGNVIAVGGDVTLARDASVHGEVVTLFGNVRREDGARVSGRVNALLGHASGDVAALQTAPPKGLNLATASAFRPLLGWLGGAAWGPVFGMLTGTMLLLLFLVGAAPLLARRQRHAPVRTLALGVLALATLLAPALGLALTGLLAPALLAAAFALLLVATGLSVSAYDLGRTVSHRLRFPQPERTGAVLGMLAVALSLGWPPLALGLALTGGAWGLGTLLLTQTGGERSASH
- a CDS encoding bifunctional folylpolyglutamate synthase/dihydrofolate synthase, with product MDDGAVTGDLAWLFARQRFGVHPGLTRVRSLLGRLGEPQNAFESILVGGTNGKGSTAASLAAMLTASGEQSGLFTSPHLTRFSERFTVGGRELPQQTVLAALRRVRPAAEAVEASFFEIVTALGCLLFAEAGVRRAVMEVGLGGRLDATNALEPALSVITNVDLDHTDILGATPEAIAREKAGILRHGRPAVTAVDHRLLPLLEVHGADLWVTGREIEVRALPLAWEGWALGVRVPGLELEVRTPLLGRHGAANAGLAVAAAVRLGLTREAVRAGAQATHWPGRLERLPWRGGHLLLDGAHNPSGAEALATTLRELGAGRVPLIVGVAADKDAAAVAAHLSPVASEVILTRARLSPRAADPGHLAPHFADVPVRVVPDPAAALALLPAGGLAVACGSLYLIGELRPLVLGGESEAYERWQ
- a CDS encoding manganese-dependent inorganic pyrophosphatase, which gives rise to MLPVFGHTNPDTDAITSALVYARLLTRQGVEAQAYRLGDLNFETPFVLREAGVEVPPLLPPLEAGAAVALVDHNESSQSVANLQNLTVTRVVDHHKLGDLTTTQPAYLRFEPVGCTATLLLKLHHEAKLPVERTDARLMLSAILSDTLHFRSPTTTPEDREAVAFLAPIAEVNDVERYALAMFAAKSDLGDTPAETLLKMDYKAFPFGDSADPEYWGIGVIETTNPAYVLGRQEELREAMAQTRARENLSGILLSVVDILNETNVTLLASEAEEKVVGEAFGVLAQQGRADLGHRISRKKQIVPTLEAYFEPRA
- the moaC gene encoding cyclic pyranopterin monophosphate synthase MoaC, yielding MSELHDDAPQLTHFREGVPRMVDVTDKRATRRSATAQAWIRLPAEARTALLAGGNPKGDPLDVARLAGLAGSKRTADLVLLCHPIPVTGAEMEITLEEAGIRVRATVHTNAPTGVEMEALTAVMVAALNVYDMLKAASKAIEITGVRLLSKTGGKSGDYAVAPDSTGMPEGTGA
- the tgt gene encoding tRNA guanosine(34) transglycosylase Tgt; the protein is MFEFDILQQEGRARRATFRTPHGTVTTPMFMPVGTQGTVKGISPQELLDIGSQIVLANTYHLMLRPGEQLVAAHGGLPGFTAYPGPFLTDSGGFQVMSLGHMRKITEQGVTFKSHLDGSRVELTPERSVEVQEALGADVIMAFDECPPYPAEPLYLQRSLERTVRWLERCLEAKTREDQALFAIVQGGTSGELREQSLALTLPFATPGFAIGGLAVGEPKEEMFPAVALTTGRLPAHKPRYLMGVGHPEDLIAGVALGVDMFDCVYPTRTGRFGYALTDDGRLNLNSSAPRRQLEPIDSGCDCYACRSYTRAYLAHLIRAEEMLAPRMLSLHNLRYLHRLMARAGDALQQGTFFNWATAWGERYFRQEVPAWFQKALETGAGI